One stretch of Lachnospiraceae bacterium oral taxon 096 DNA includes these proteins:
- the carB gene encoding carbamoyl-phosphate synthase large subunit: protein MPKNKNIKKVLVLGSGPIVIGQAAEFDYAGTQACRSLKEEGIEVVLVNSNPATIMTDKDIADKVYIEPLTVQVVEQIIKKEKPDSILPTLGGQAGLNLAMELEEAGFLDRYDVKLIGTTALTIKKAEDRETFKETMEKIGEPIAASKVVENIEDGIAYAEEIGYPVVLRPAYTLGGSGGGIVNNREELEETLENGLRLSRVHQVLVERCISGWKEIEYEVMRDSIGNVITVCNMENLDPVGVHTGDSIVVAPSQTLGDKEYQMLRTSALNIITELGITGGCNVQYALHPESFEYCVIEVNPRVSRSSALASKATGYPIAKVAAKIALGYTLDEIKNAVTGKTYASFEPMLDYCVVKMPRLPFDKFISARRELGTQMKATGEVMSICTNFEGALMKAIRSLEQHVDSLMSYDYTALDVEALKKELKKVDDRRIWVIAEAVRKGIDYDTIHHITKIDKWFIHKIARLVNIENRLKTEELSIELLREAKRMEFPDKIIADLTKKSEKEICKMRKDAGIVAAFKMVDTCAGEFASETPYYYSCFDGVNEAPETNDRKKVLVLGSGPIRIGQGIEFDYCSVHCTWTFEKEGYETIIVNNNPETVSTDFDIADKLYFEPLTPEDVASIVDVEKPDGAVVQFGGQTAIKLTEALIEMGVPIFGTKAEDVDAAEDRELFDHILETCHIPRPTGGTVYTAEEAKAVAHRLGYPVLVRPSYVLGGQGMQIAISDNDIDEFIGIINRIAQDHPILVDKYVVGKELEVDAVCDGTDIVIPGIMEHIERAGVHSGDSISVYPAQTISDTVREKIVDYTRKLALALHVKGMINIQFIASGEDVYVIEVNPRSSRTVPYISKVTGIPIVSLAARVICGHTLKELGYTPGLQPAGEYIAVKMPVFSFEKIRGADISLGPEMKSTGECLGIAKTFNEALYKAFEGAGVKLPKHKKMIMTVRDEDKEEAVEIARRFEAVGYKIFATTGTAKVLNENGVKAYRVKKLEQESPNILDLLLAHEIDLVIDTPAQGAEHSKDGFVIRRNAIETGVNVLTSLDTAKALALSLENRAKELTLIDIATVKNVETK from the coding sequence ATGCCTAAGAATAAAAATATTAAAAAAGTCCTCGTTTTGGGATCTGGACCGATTGTCATTGGTCAGGCAGCAGAGTTTGACTATGCGGGCACACAGGCTTGTCGTTCATTGAAGGAAGAGGGAATAGAGGTTGTTCTTGTCAATTCAAACCCTGCGACAATTATGACCGATAAGGATATTGCCGATAAGGTCTATATTGAGCCATTGACAGTACAAGTTGTGGAGCAGATTATTAAAAAGGAAAAGCCAGATTCGATACTTCCAACCCTTGGTGGTCAGGCAGGTCTGAATTTGGCAATGGAGCTTGAAGAGGCAGGATTTCTTGACCGATATGATGTGAAGCTGATTGGTACGACGGCATTGACAATTAAAAAGGCTGAGGACAGAGAGACCTTTAAGGAGACCATGGAAAAGATTGGGGAACCAATTGCTGCTTCCAAAGTTGTTGAAAATATTGAAGACGGTATCGCCTATGCCGAGGAAATTGGATATCCCGTTGTCCTTCGCCCAGCATATACCCTTGGTGGCTCTGGTGGCGGAATTGTCAACAATAGGGAGGAATTAGAGGAGACACTAGAGAATGGTCTTCGACTTTCTCGTGTGCATCAGGTATTGGTAGAAAGATGTATTTCTGGATGGAAGGAAATTGAGTATGAGGTTATGCGAGATTCCATCGGAAATGTCATTACGGTTTGTAATATGGAAAACCTTGATCCAGTAGGTGTGCATACAGGAGACTCCATCGTAGTAGCTCCTAGCCAGACCTTGGGAGACAAGGAATATCAGATGCTAAGAACTTCGGCACTCAATATTATTACTGAACTTGGCATTACCGGTGGATGTAATGTGCAGTATGCTCTTCATCCTGAGTCATTTGAGTATTGTGTAATTGAGGTAAATCCTCGAGTGAGCCGATCTTCTGCACTTGCTAGTAAGGCGACAGGTTATCCAATTGCAAAAGTTGCTGCGAAAATTGCTCTTGGCTATACACTGGATGAAATCAAAAATGCAGTTACAGGAAAAACCTATGCATCATTTGAACCAATGCTTGACTATTGTGTTGTAAAAATGCCAAGGCTTCCATTTGATAAGTTTATTTCCGCAAGAAGAGAGCTCGGAACACAGATGAAGGCAACAGGCGAGGTCATGAGTATCTGTACCAATTTTGAGGGTGCTTTAATGAAGGCCATTCGTTCCTTGGAGCAACATGTGGATTCCCTCATGAGCTATGACTACACAGCACTGGATGTAGAGGCCTTAAAGAAAGAATTGAAAAAGGTCGATGATCGAAGAATTTGGGTGATTGCTGAGGCAGTAAGAAAAGGAATTGACTATGATACCATTCATCATATCACAAAGATTGATAAGTGGTTTATTCATAAGATTGCTCGCCTTGTCAACATTGAAAATAGATTAAAGACAGAGGAACTATCCATTGAACTCTTGAGAGAAGCAAAGCGAATGGAATTTCCAGACAAAATCATTGCAGATTTAACAAAAAAATCAGAAAAAGAAATCTGCAAGATGAGAAAAGATGCGGGCATTGTTGCTGCATTTAAGATGGTAGATACCTGTGCGGGAGAATTTGCATCGGAGACACCGTACTATTATTCTTGCTTTGATGGTGTCAATGAGGCACCAGAGACCAATGACAGAAAGAAGGTTTTGGTTCTTGGTTCAGGACCAATTCGTATCGGTCAGGGTATTGAGTTTGACTATTGCTCTGTACATTGTACATGGACATTTGAAAAGGAAGGCTATGAGACAATTATTGTCAATAATAACCCAGAGACAGTAAGTACAGACTTTGACATTGCAGATAAGCTCTACTTTGAGCCGTTGACACCAGAGGATGTAGCTTCCATTGTTGATGTAGAAAAGCCAGATGGTGCGGTTGTCCAATTTGGTGGACAGACAGCCATTAAGTTGACGGAGGCCTTAATTGAGATGGGCGTGCCTATCTTTGGAACTAAGGCAGAAGATGTGGATGCAGCAGAGGATAGAGAACTCTTTGACCACATCTTAGAGACTTGTCATATTCCAAGACCAACAGGTGGCACGGTATATACAGCTGAGGAGGCAAAGGCTGTTGCCCATCGTTTGGGCTATCCTGTCCTTGTTCGTCCATCTTATGTGCTTGGCGGTCAGGGAATGCAGATTGCAATTTCTGACAACGATATTGATGAGTTTATTGGCATTATCAATCGAATTGCACAAGATCACCCAATTCTTGTTGATAAATATGTTGTCGGCAAGGAGCTTGAGGTCGATGCGGTGTGTGATGGAACTGATATTGTCATTCCTGGAATTATGGAGCATATTGAGCGAGCAGGTGTTCATTCAGGAGACTCGATCAGTGTCTATCCAGCACAGACCATTAGTGATACCGTGCGAGAGAAAATTGTGGACTACACAAGGAAACTTGCCCTTGCCCTTCATGTCAAGGGAATGATCAATATTCAATTTATTGCCAGTGGAGAAGATGTCTATGTCATTGAGGTCAACCCTAGATCTTCAAGAACTGTGCCATATATTAGTAAGGTCACAGGTATTCCAATTGTCTCATTGGCAGCAAGAGTAATTTGTGGACACACTTTAAAAGAACTTGGCTATACACCAGGATTACAGCCAGCAGGGGAGTACATTGCAGTGAAGATGCCAGTCTTCTCATTTGAGAAGATTCGAGGTGCAGATATTTCTCTTGGACCAGAAATGAAGTCAACAGGGGAGTGCTTAGGTATTGCAAAGACATTTAATGAGGCCCTTTATAAGGCCTTTGAGGGTGCAGGGGTGAAATTACCAAAGCACAAGAAGATGATTATGACGGTAAGGGATGAGGACAAGGAAGAGGCAGTGGAAATTGCTCGAAGATTTGAGGCTGTTGGCTACAAGATTTTTGCCACAACAGGTACAGCAAAGGTACTCAATGAAAATGGTGTCAAGGCCTACCGTGTGAAGAAGCTTGAGCAGGAAAGCCCAAATATTTTGGATCTCTTACTTGCCCATGAGATTGATTTGGTGATTGATACACCAGCACAGGGCGCTGAACACAGCAAGGATGGCTTTGTGATTCGAAGAAATGCCATTGAGACAGGAGTCAATGTATTGACTTCACTGGATACAGCAAAAGCTTTAGCTCTTTCTTTGGAAAATCGGGCAAAGGAACTCACCTTAATTGATATTGCCACAGTCAAGAATGTAGAAACTAAGTAA
- a CDS encoding transglycosylase domain-containing protein produces MNYGKKSTERKLKNVSSRKKKYANKVMLTFGKTIFLCLLFIALLIGSLAVGVFKGIIDNAPDINVESIVPMGFATTVYNAKGEQTDTLVMAGSNREEATYDELPQNLIDAFVSIEDSRFWQHNGIDTRSIMRAIVGVLKHNSSSGGGSTITQQLIKNNVFNGGRERSFGATLERKIQEWYLAVRLEKTMDKKLIITNYLNTINLGNNTLGVKVAARRYFGKEVSQLTLSECAVIAGITKNPSRLNPITGKEDNAERRMTILQNMYTQGYITKEEEEDALADDVYARIQNVNSTNKETTNTYSYFTDELVEQVVETLVEKLGYTETQAHNLLYSGGLSIYTTQDPDLQKIVDKEINDPSNYPIVKYSLEYRLSIRDTDGNTKNYSQEHIKKWHSDILKDNFDGLYNTEAEAQADVNKYKESIIQNGDTVIGESLKTILEPQTSFVLMDQQTGQVKAISGGRGEKTASLTLNRATNTTRQPGSTFKVLTAFGPAIDMGKATLGTVYYDGPYKVGDKEFTNWYQKEQGYTGWSSIRDGIIYSMNIVAVRCLVETVTPQVGVDYAKKFGITTLTDGDVNAATALGGITKGVSNLELTAAYAAIANGGIYTKPVFFTKIIDHNGKTLIDNEPETHRVIKNTTAFLLTDAMKDSMETHQKFTRPGIYISSTSTRAHLSNMSAAGKSGTTSGNNDVWFVGFTPHYTGGIWAGYDENQKLDSDANQTAFHKDIWRKIMTKVNQGLDDPGFKAPDNIESAIICRKSGKLPTPGVCEYDPRGDARYKEYFAKGTVPTEDCDKHVKSGRGVSILVPSDDQGNTDDSYYSGGSYRSSSKNSNSSNSKSSNSKKSSKKNSSITTPTTEATTLSPIVNTEAPTASRHGSGLKDNTERINSGPGTNLNDNDNSGSSGESDPVITNGPGSDE; encoded by the coding sequence ATGAACTATGGAAAAAAATCCACGGAACGAAAGCTAAAAAACGTCTCGTCAAGAAAGAAAAAATATGCCAATAAAGTCATGCTTACATTTGGAAAAACTATCTTCTTATGTTTGCTCTTTATCGCACTTCTCATTGGCAGTCTTGCCGTCGGTGTATTTAAGGGCATTATTGATAATGCGCCTGATATTAATGTGGAGAGCATTGTCCCTATGGGCTTTGCAACGACGGTATACAATGCAAAAGGCGAACAGACGGATACGCTCGTTATGGCTGGCTCAAACCGTGAAGAAGCTACCTATGATGAATTGCCACAAAATTTAATTGATGCCTTTGTTTCTATTGAGGACTCCCGCTTTTGGCAACACAATGGCATTGATACAAGATCTATTATGCGTGCCATTGTCGGTGTGCTCAAGCACAATTCCTCTTCAGGTGGAGGATCCACTATCACACAGCAGCTCATTAAAAACAATGTCTTTAATGGTGGCCGTGAAAGAAGTTTTGGTGCAACTTTAGAGAGAAAAATCCAAGAATGGTACTTGGCCGTGCGTCTAGAAAAGACCATGGATAAAAAGCTCATTATCACCAATTATCTCAATACGATTAACCTCGGCAATAATACTTTGGGCGTAAAAGTTGCTGCACGAAGATACTTTGGAAAGGAAGTCAGTCAACTTACCCTTTCAGAATGTGCCGTGATTGCTGGAATTACGAAAAATCCAAGCCGCCTCAACCCAATTACTGGAAAAGAGGACAATGCAGAGCGAAGAATGACGATCTTGCAAAATATGTACACTCAAGGTTACATCACAAAGGAAGAAGAAGAAGATGCTCTAGCCGATGATGTCTATGCTCGCATACAAAATGTCAATTCTACAAATAAAGAGACAACCAACACCTATTCTTACTTCACAGATGAACTTGTCGAGCAGGTGGTGGAAACTCTCGTAGAAAAGTTGGGTTACACAGAGACGCAGGCACATAATTTGTTGTATAGTGGCGGTTTGTCCATCTACACAACACAAGATCCTGACTTACAAAAGATTGTAGATAAAGAGATCAACGATCCAAGTAACTATCCAATTGTAAAGTATTCTTTGGAATATCGTCTGTCCATTCGAGATACAGATGGAAATACGAAAAATTACTCTCAAGAACATATTAAGAAATGGCACAGTGACATTTTAAAAGATAACTTTGATGGACTCTATAATACAGAAGCTGAAGCTCAGGCTGATGTCAATAAATACAAAGAATCAATTATCCAAAATGGCGACACGGTCATTGGGGAGTCCCTAAAGACCATACTTGAACCACAGACCAGCTTTGTCTTAATGGATCAACAAACCGGACAGGTAAAGGCCATCAGTGGTGGTCGTGGTGAAAAGACGGCGTCCTTGACTCTAAACCGAGCAACAAACACCACTCGCCAGCCTGGATCTACCTTCAAGGTACTCACTGCTTTTGGACCAGCCATTGATATGGGCAAGGCCACATTAGGTACTGTCTACTATGATGGTCCATATAAAGTTGGTGACAAAGAATTTACAAACTGGTATCAAAAAGAACAAGGTTACACTGGTTGGTCAAGCATTCGAGATGGTATTATCTATTCAATGAATATCGTTGCCGTCCGCTGCTTAGTTGAAACTGTAACGCCTCAAGTTGGTGTTGACTATGCAAAGAAATTTGGTATTACAACCTTAACTGATGGCGATGTCAACGCAGCAACTGCACTGGGTGGTATCACAAAGGGTGTTTCAAATCTTGAATTGACCGCTGCATACGCAGCCATTGCTAATGGTGGTATTTACACCAAACCAGTCTTCTTTACAAAGATTATTGACCACAATGGAAAAACACTTATTGACAATGAACCAGAGACACATAGAGTAATTAAAAACACCACAGCCTTCCTTTTGACCGACGCAATGAAGGACTCTATGGAAACACATCAAAAATTCACTCGACCAGGAATCTACATCAGCTCAACCAGTACACGTGCTCACTTGAGTAATATGTCCGCAGCTGGTAAATCTGGTACAACATCTGGAAATAATGATGTTTGGTTTGTTGGTTTTACACCTCATTACACTGGTGGTATTTGGGCTGGTTATGATGAAAATCAAAAACTGGACAGTGACGCCAATCAAACCGCCTTCCACAAAGACATTTGGAGAAAGATTATGACCAAGGTCAATCAAGGGCTTGATGATCCTGGATTTAAGGCTCCTGACAACATTGAAAGTGCAATTATTTGTAGAAAATCCGGAAAGCTTCCTACTCCTGGTGTATGTGAGTACGATCCTCGTGGCGATGCAAGATACAAGGAATACTTTGCTAAGGGCACTGTTCCTACAGAAGATTGTGATAAGCATGTAAAATCTGGTCGAGGAGTTTCCATCCTCGTTCCAAGTGACGATCAAGGCAATACCGATGACTCCTACTATTCTGGTGGAAGTTATCGCTCGAGTTCAAAAAACTCAAATAGTTCAAATTCGAAGAGTTCAAATTCAAAAAAGAGTTCAAAGAAAAACTCTTCTATAACCACACCAACAACTGAGGCAACTACGCTGTCTCCTATTGTCAATACAGAAGCACCTACGGCCAGCCGACATGGTTCAGGATTGAAAGATAATACCGAACGAATCAATTCTGGTCCTGGCACAAACTTAAATGACAATGACAATAGTGGTAGCTCTGGTGAATCTGATCCAGTCATTACCAACGGTCCTGGTAGTGACGAATAA
- a CDS encoding carbamoyl phosphate synthase small subunit, which yields MKAYLILEDGSVYEGESFGSTKEVISEIVFNTSMTGYLEVLTDPSYAGQAVVMTYPLIGNYGVCYEDMESVRPWADAWVVREVSDLASNFRSEGSIQEFLEENDIPAICGVDTRDLTKRLREHGTMNGMLTTNANFNKEEVLARIKEYSVKGVVLASTCKEKYVLKGQGKKVALLDLGAKDNIAISLQKRGCEVTVWPANTSAEEILASNPDGIMLSNGPGDPKENVEIIKEIKKLYDSSVPIFGICLGHQLMALATGADTYKLKYGHRGGNHPVKDHETGRTYMSSQNHGYAVNTETLNPEVAIPAFTNVNDGTNEGLRYVGKDIFTVQYHPEACPGPQDNGYLFDRFIQMMEEKKNA from the coding sequence ATGAAAGCGTATCTGATTTTAGAAGATGGTAGCGTGTACGAGGGAGAGAGCTTTGGCTCGACCAAAGAAGTCATCAGCGAGATTGTATTTAATACCTCAATGACGGGCTATTTGGAGGTTTTGACAGATCCTTCCTATGCGGGACAAGCAGTGGTAATGACATATCCACTGATTGGCAACTATGGAGTATGTTATGAGGATATGGAGTCTGTTAGACCATGGGCGGATGCTTGGGTTGTAAGAGAAGTATCTGATCTTGCGAGCAACTTTAGAAGTGAGGGATCGATTCAAGAGTTTTTGGAGGAAAATGATATTCCAGCAATTTGTGGGGTGGACACGAGAGATTTGACAAAGCGTCTCAGAGAACATGGCACAATGAATGGAATGTTGACAACCAATGCAAACTTCAACAAGGAAGAGGTGTTAGCAAGGATTAAGGAATACTCTGTAAAGGGAGTAGTATTAGCATCGACCTGCAAGGAAAAGTATGTTCTTAAGGGGCAGGGAAAGAAAGTCGCACTTTTAGATCTTGGGGCAAAGGATAATATTGCCATATCTCTCCAAAAGAGAGGATGTGAAGTGACTGTGTGGCCAGCAAACACATCCGCAGAAGAAATTTTGGCATCAAATCCTGATGGAATTATGTTGAGCAATGGACCAGGAGATCCAAAGGAAAATGTAGAAATTATCAAGGAAATCAAAAAACTCTATGATTCTTCAGTGCCGATTTTTGGCATTTGTCTAGGACATCAATTGATGGCTCTGGCTACAGGGGCAGATACTTACAAATTAAAGTATGGACATCGTGGCGGAAATCATCCAGTGAAAGATCACGAGACAGGCAGGACCTATATGAGTTCTCAAAATCATGGTTATGCGGTAAATACAGAGACCTTAAATCCAGAGGTAGCCATACCAGCATTTACCAATGTCAATGATGGAACAAATGAGGGGCTTCGCTATGTGGGCAAGGATATTTTTACAGTACAATATCACCCAGAGGCTTGTCCTGGACCACAGGATAATGGATATTTATTTGACCGCTTTATTCAAATGATGGAGGAAAAGAAAAATGCCTAA